The window TCCGATGCGTCAGAATTGGGGGCAGGGCCAGCGCACGCAATCCGAGGGGCACGAATGTCCGGACTGATCGATACCACGGAGATGTATCTCCGCACCATCCTTGAGCTGGAAGAGGAAGGTGTGGTCCCCATGCGCGCCCGTATCGCCGAGCGGCTCGACCAGAGCGGTCCGACGGTGAGCCAGACGGTGGCGCGGATGGAGCGGGACGGCCTGGTGGCCGTCGCCAGCGACCGGCACCTTGAGCTGACGGACGAGGGGCGGCGGCTGGCGACGCGCGTGATGCGCAAGCACCGGCTCGCCGAGTGTCTGCTCGTCGACGTCATCGGCCTGGAATGGGAGCAGGTGCACGCCGAGGCCTGCCGCTGGGAGCACGTGATGAGCGAGGCGGTGGAGCGGCGGGTGCTGGAGCTGCTGCGCCACCCGACCGAGTCGCCGTACGGGAACCCGATCCCGGGGCTGGAGGAGCTGGGTGAGAAGGCGGAGGCCGATCCGTTCCTGGAGGACGGCATGGTCAGCCTGGCCGAGCTCGACGCGGGCAGTGAGGGCAAGACGGTGGTCGTGCGCCGGATCGGTGAGCCGATCCAGACGGACGCCCAGTTGATGTATACGCTCCGGCGGGCGGGGGTACAGCCCGGCTCGGTGGTGAGTGTGACCGAGTCTCCGGGGGGTGTGCTGGTCGGCAGTGGTGGCGAGGCCGCCGAGCTGGACGCGGAGGTCGCCTCGCACGTGTTCGTGGCGAAGCGCTGATCCTGCGGCCGGCGTCGTTCGCGGCGGCGTGGATTCGTCCGTAGGGGTCCTCAGCCCTGCGGGTTCCGCGGATCCCGCGGATCGGTTGTGGTGTGGGCGGTCCCGGCGCCTTGCGGCGCCGGGACCGGTCCTCCCCTTTGCGACCTGGAGCCCCGAGCTCTCAAGGTCATCCCCTCGGACCGTCTTCCCCGAGCGGCCCGCCTCCCTGTTGAAAGGATCTCCATCGGCAGCGGCGGCCAATCCTTGAGCAAGGTCACTCGAAAGAGCGGTGTTGTGGGCGAGAACCCCGTTTTCGAATACGGGTTCGATAGTCTGGTGGGGAGCGAAGGGGGTGCATCTGCGGTGGTACAGCGCATCGATGTGACGGGGGCCGACGGCGTCCGCCTGGCCGCCTGGGAGTTCCGCGAAGCAGCGGTCGAGCCCGCCCCCCGCCCCGGGGTGCTGTTATTGCACGGCCTGA of the Streptomyces sp. NBC_01294 genome contains:
- a CDS encoding metal-dependent transcriptional regulator, with protein sequence MSGLIDTTEMYLRTILELEEEGVVPMRARIAERLDQSGPTVSQTVARMERDGLVAVASDRHLELTDEGRRLATRVMRKHRLAECLLVDVIGLEWEQVHAEACRWEHVMSEAVERRVLELLRHPTESPYGNPIPGLEELGEKAEADPFLEDGMVSLAELDAGSEGKTVVVRRIGEPIQTDAQLMYTLRRAGVQPGSVVSVTESPGGVLVGSGGEAAELDAEVASHVFVAKR